One region of Pseudoalteromonas piscicida genomic DNA includes:
- a CDS encoding leucine-rich repeat domain-containing protein, giving the protein MIRSAIYKGIVTSLLVSILTACGGGSSNDKNDTRTDKPVTPTNKAPVIAPIAPISAMERDSITAVATVTDEDGAIETLLWEQTTGTTVELINNHSETLEFRAPNINEATTLTFKLTATDDKGDSSSQELTVNLSAYAPLSSLTISDSALAQCLSDTHQDVGISIVECTDYPIVTLSGLSDISGLSSVSIKNAELNNLNELAQISTLTALKLDNAFAAAQNSSNNDARLEQVNKLNKLESLSIIEDKEDSSGKRLALQMLDLSGFTQLHTLEIENYSSQYETIQLSELPSDKLTRLTLRSLSIDDKSTLKRFSNLQSLSLTYINDLDSLSFLSAIPNLTALTLDTIDAADSTAIEAKTNLTTLVLSRTRIEDFSFLEKFSELEKLGLSTYYSNVEFDIADISSNAKLTSLSLNNLSIDNVSELSTFTELQSLSLKSLNLSSLRFLQAMPELTSLQLNSLHNINDLGWLSFTPNLTELYIRELDNNADFSALSELKNMRDLSVSSSYSNFALNTLSKMQALETLNLDVSLFEASSETALPSLKTLNVKGSSYSNMVNLANFPALESAELSKDYYYSNEGKITTLDSLGSNKSLKSLKISGFKELEDITQVSQFENLETLLIHYSKAADISEIASLTKLKSLTLSNFSTFFRADMLASLSNLERLEIQSSAIYCDDQELLKSLDGVTTNLSNYNCIMKPVDLSLITDAAFKQCIENQGYQDAVSNTSLSCDGSAIESLNGITQFEAIKTLRLDNSVNSSLLQDPNLAQLHTLKKLDIYRLTGELTAKATLPQSLTHFELNTNSQTVYDFTLFGLPTTLTYLDLDSTKLTNYGTIKNYAELTRLELDNTNISDLSPLFGLTNLRYLSIWGNPNIDCAQIGKLKESLPNVWHISTSCN; this is encoded by the coding sequence ATGATCAGAAGCGCTATATACAAGGGAATCGTAACCTCATTACTCGTATCAATTCTGACCGCGTGTGGCGGGGGCAGTAGCAACGACAAAAATGATACTAGAACTGACAAGCCGGTCACACCAACTAACAAAGCACCTGTAATTGCGCCTATCGCACCAATTTCAGCAATGGAGAGAGATTCAATCACAGCCGTTGCAACCGTAACAGATGAAGATGGTGCGATTGAAACTTTGCTATGGGAGCAAACTACAGGAACAACAGTCGAGCTGATAAACAATCATAGCGAAACGCTCGAATTTCGTGCACCAAATATCAATGAAGCGACCACGCTAACGTTTAAGTTAACCGCAACCGATGATAAAGGGGACTCAAGCTCACAAGAATTGACCGTCAACCTAAGTGCGTACGCTCCACTTTCAAGCTTAACGATTTCAGACTCAGCGCTGGCGCAATGTTTATCAGATACACATCAAGATGTGGGCATTTCCATTGTTGAATGTACAGACTACCCAATTGTAACATTATCAGGGCTGTCGGATATTAGCGGCTTATCAAGCGTGTCTATTAAAAACGCAGAATTGAATAATCTCAACGAGTTAGCTCAAATCTCTACACTCACCGCTTTAAAGCTCGATAACGCGTTTGCCGCAGCTCAGAACAGCTCAAATAATGATGCACGTTTAGAACAAGTTAATAAGCTCAACAAACTTGAGTCTTTGTCTATTATTGAAGACAAAGAAGATAGCTCTGGCAAACGCCTAGCGTTGCAGATGCTAGATCTATCAGGCTTTACGCAACTTCATACGCTTGAAATAGAAAACTATAGTAGCCAATATGAAACTATACAGCTCAGTGAACTTCCAAGTGATAAGCTCACTCGTTTGACCTTACGTTCTCTAAGCATTGATGATAAAAGTACCCTAAAACGCTTTAGTAACTTGCAGAGTTTATCTTTGACATACATAAATGATCTGGACTCACTGTCATTTTTAAGCGCCATACCTAACCTCACTGCATTGACACTTGATACTATCGATGCCGCTGATTCAACAGCAATAGAAGCCAAAACAAATCTGACAACACTCGTACTCAGCAGAACGCGGATTGAAGATTTCTCATTCTTAGAAAAATTTAGTGAGTTGGAAAAACTAGGTCTTAGTACTTATTATAGCAATGTTGAGTTTGATATTGCGGACATCAGTAGTAATGCGAAACTAACCTCTCTGTCATTAAACAATTTAAGCATTGATAATGTCAGCGAGCTATCAACTTTTACGGAACTGCAATCCTTGTCTTTGAAGAGTTTAAACCTTTCTTCTCTGAGATTTTTGCAAGCGATGCCGGAGTTAACATCATTACAGCTTAATAGCCTGCATAACATTAATGATTTAGGCTGGCTAAGTTTCACACCAAACCTAACCGAATTGTACATTCGTGAATTGGATAATAACGCGGATTTTAGCGCATTGTCTGAGCTTAAAAATATGCGCGATCTCTCCGTCTCCAGCAGTTACTCAAACTTTGCACTAAACACGTTAAGTAAAATGCAAGCATTAGAAACACTTAACCTAGACGTTAGTTTATTTGAGGCTTCAAGTGAAACAGCATTACCAAGCTTAAAAACACTAAACGTAAAGGGCAGCAGCTATTCAAACATGGTGAACTTGGCTAACTTCCCCGCGCTCGAATCAGCTGAGTTATCAAAAGACTACTATTATAGTAATGAAGGAAAAATCACAACTCTCGATTCTTTAGGTTCAAACAAGAGTCTGAAGTCGTTAAAGATCAGCGGCTTTAAAGAACTAGAAGATATCACTCAGGTATCTCAATTTGAAAACTTAGAAACCCTATTGATTCACTATTCTAAAGCGGCTGACATCTCTGAGATAGCATCATTAACCAAGCTGAAGTCATTAACATTAAGCAACTTTTCTACGTTTTTTAGAGCAGACATGCTTGCCAGTTTAAGCAATCTGGAAAGACTTGAAATACAAAGTAGTGCCATTTATTGTGATGATCAGGAGCTATTAAAATCTCTCGATGGTGTAACAACAAATCTTTCTAACTATAACTGTATTATGAAGCCGGTCGATTTGAGCTTAATTACAGATGCGGCATTTAAGCAATGTATTGAAAATCAAGGATATCAAGATGCTGTAAGTAATACTTCACTCTCTTGTGATGGCTCAGCAATTGAATCATTAAATGGAATTACACAGTTTGAAGCAATTAAGACTTTAAGACTGGACAACTCAGTTAACAGTTCGTTGTTACAAGATCCTAACTTAGCTCAGCTTCATACTTTAAAGAAACTCGACATCTACAGACTAACAGGTGAACTCACGGCCAAAGCAACGCTTCCTCAATCATTGACCCACTTTGAGTTAAATACAAATAGCCAAACCGTATATGACTTTACGCTTTTTGGCTTGCCTACTACCTTAACCTATTTGGACTTGGATAGCACCAAGCTGACAAACTATGGCACAATTAAAAATTACGCCGAACTTACCCGTTTAGAGTTGGACAATACCAACATTTCAGATCTGTCACCGCTATTCGGTTTGACCAATCTACGATACCTAAGCATATGGGGAAATCCAAACATCGACTGTGCTCAAATAGGCAAACTAAAAGAGTCATTACCCAATGTTTGGCATATCTCGACTAGCTGTAACTAA
- a CDS encoding GEVED domain-containing protein has translation MLKVMLTSTLIASFAATIAPSAQANTTLFESRDVLTPQQALGRFQWLEKCYPGLLVEVSDNIFDPTTPIPNDEKIANLKKVMLYKNSTLRTDAKYLTFGDEDNANPKNWFAGKSPNTSCLQIPSDYRISAVMVTPAMPNYCTTKSRERAYEFIKSVKFSNIENTSSNTFYSNYVGDTAKIYADRSYQLTLTPGFSSAETYPETWHVFIDWNQDGDFNDTKETLFAGVSEQAAQVEITPPTGAKKGMTKMRVTMDYLGGSNDACKEVDSGEVEDYLLYVK, from the coding sequence ATGTTAAAAGTCATGCTAACCAGCACATTAATAGCCTCGTTCGCTGCCACAATAGCACCATCAGCACAGGCAAACACGACTTTATTTGAATCTCGAGATGTACTTACGCCACAGCAAGCGTTAGGACGCTTTCAATGGTTGGAAAAGTGCTATCCAGGGTTATTGGTAGAAGTCTCTGACAATATCTTTGATCCCACTACCCCTATTCCAAATGATGAGAAAATAGCAAATCTGAAAAAGGTGATGCTATACAAAAATAGTACCCTCAGGACTGATGCGAAATACCTCACCTTTGGAGATGAAGATAATGCGAATCCGAAGAACTGGTTTGCGGGTAAATCTCCAAACACTTCCTGTTTACAGATCCCGTCAGATTATCGGATCAGCGCGGTGATGGTTACACCTGCAATGCCAAACTATTGCACCACGAAGTCTCGTGAACGCGCCTATGAGTTTATCAAATCGGTTAAGTTTTCAAATATTGAAAACACCAGTAGCAACACCTTTTACAGTAACTATGTTGGCGATACTGCGAAAATATATGCAGATAGAAGCTACCAGTTAACGTTAACCCCAGGGTTTAGTAGTGCAGAAACATACCCAGAAACCTGGCACGTGTTTATTGACTGGAACCAAGATGGCGACTTTAACGATACAAAAGAAACCTTATTTGCTGGTGTTTCTGAGCAAGCAGCTCAGGTAGAAATTACACCGCCAACGGGCGCCAAAAAGGGCATGACGAAAATGCGCGTTACCATGGATTACTTAGGTGGCAGCAATGACGCATGTAAAGAAGTAGACTCCGGTGAGGTAGAAGATTACCTCCTTTACGTGAAGTAA
- a CDS encoding internalin has protein sequence MKFIYSPLARAMGVMGLFACSFSATADQIANPEFTTQANNSDLDSVTLGTAYHSEKEGFYALQSVLGRVDETYGNTEMDFVVGVDMSYSQLSSMLDGNLGAALDVPVIKVGVGASYAKQNAADNYTGTYTLFLSLKPKKRLLVADPQTGFKPTQAALDLVNANPGDKFNNIGNEFVSAIEYGSQVMINLKFQYKNDEDKVKWGGQLGVDWAGKVSVSGKLQKVDENVKRNIKITVSALQLGGDPTELLKVIPNQLVNCTMENPTPCFDVFKNSIDYIKTNYVTQFDTLDKYNVGRVLTQRYTDSGPSLSPLVPDDVYPAKSILTKLALKNMSDDWVQAILDNRRADNLLNYYASELNNSHRTALETIRDNALFNSFILADAVDYCKRNPIGNYCRDRELQTRGRVHQYDRKWLEL, from the coding sequence ATGAAATTTATATATTCTCCATTGGCACGTGCCATGGGGGTAATGGGACTTTTTGCCTGCAGTTTTTCAGCTACTGCTGATCAAATTGCTAATCCAGAGTTCACTACCCAAGCAAATAACTCTGATTTAGACTCAGTGACACTCGGTACTGCTTACCATAGTGAAAAAGAAGGTTTTTATGCACTGCAAAGTGTGCTTGGCCGAGTTGATGAAACCTATGGCAATACCGAAATGGATTTTGTCGTCGGTGTAGATATGAGCTATAGCCAACTATCTAGCATGCTAGATGGTAACTTAGGCGCTGCACTTGATGTTCCTGTCATAAAAGTGGGTGTTGGTGCAAGCTATGCAAAACAAAACGCCGCAGATAACTACACCGGTACGTACACTCTATTTCTTTCATTAAAACCAAAAAAACGGCTGTTAGTTGCGGATCCTCAAACCGGGTTTAAACCTACACAAGCTGCGCTTGATTTGGTCAATGCTAACCCTGGAGATAAATTCAATAATATTGGTAATGAGTTTGTATCAGCGATTGAGTACGGCTCTCAAGTTATGATCAACCTCAAGTTCCAATATAAAAATGACGAAGACAAAGTCAAATGGGGTGGTCAGCTAGGTGTAGACTGGGCTGGTAAAGTCAGTGTCAGTGGTAAACTGCAAAAAGTAGACGAAAACGTCAAACGTAACATCAAGATTACGGTTTCTGCGCTACAACTTGGTGGTGACCCGACAGAGCTCTTGAAAGTGATCCCAAATCAGCTCGTCAACTGTACAATGGAAAACCCAACACCATGCTTTGATGTATTTAAAAACAGTATCGATTACATCAAAACTAACTACGTCACTCAGTTTGACACCCTAGATAAATACAACGTCGGCCGAGTCTTAACACAACGTTATACCGATTCAGGGCCAAGCCTATCGCCCTTAGTACCTGATGATGTGTATCCTGCTAAAAGTATCCTGACTAAATTGGCACTCAAAAACATGAGTGACGATTGGGTGCAGGCAATACTCGATAATCGTCGTGCCGATAACCTACTCAATTACTACGCCAGTGAGTTGAATAACTCACATCGAACTGCATTAGAAACTATTCGCGATAATGCACTCTTTAACTCATTTATTCTGGCAGACGCCGTTGATTATTGTAAGCGTAATCCAATAGGTAATTACTGTCGCGATAGAGAGCTACAGACTCGTGGCCGCGTTCATCAGTATGACCGTAAATGGCTAGAATTATAA
- a CDS encoding Hint domain-containing protein, which yields MKKLNKKVLMPLAIALAVSNAVAASNSVNEQPTTTASKQKSGPAATQGIAVTQPDQFGIRKLDMSNPQHYQLAKSRLIKANRIESEFPQLHKTLDVAKGQHLSAKMNMTTSEVPPVSETEVDIIKEAHFFLDMNLAISSDTNEPYLIVRAKSSRFGGTKATYIDLLLEDANGNQLAPLGSTFNVLDGKDTLATSTISLKSLKANFPNLDTIYASSYVELEQEDGTISTTMKYTEYPFSWEHFEALYGSALPAAKGEASALNVGISSSLDTRPKYNATAPIDKNNDAVIKICLNRSHTDCDYAADQYREPNEITNVNIPFNGELRVPHEITEIYPTVGDLPNGIDEPTNIYLQEGIYGGATKQSYKGLENAVKQFSDYLEFEVDTVNQESIIRWNIPRSEGRFGNAKLFSNIAEANWYMTFAVKGYPYFKKGRGGAVAFQVSLTSETSTRFGNFYSEVLPMMKLGYSCLATGTMITMADGKQRAIEDIAKGDLVLGALASNTQVKEPMQVIDVSVGIEAIKMYRVKGADGSDILTTETHPISTSNKGIIWAKELKVGDRILTENGSVLVTSVTKEKYRDKIYNLKLAPTADSKLAESRNFAMFANGMAVGDLATQDEFNYKDQDVRMSEEEILQRLPEKWKTDYINSLN from the coding sequence ATGAAAAAACTAAACAAAAAGGTGCTCATGCCGCTTGCAATCGCGTTAGCAGTCAGCAATGCGGTTGCTGCTAGCAACAGTGTTAATGAACAACCAACTACCACGGCGTCGAAACAGAAGTCTGGGCCTGCTGCAACCCAGGGTATTGCAGTAACTCAGCCAGACCAATTCGGGATCCGTAAACTCGATATGTCCAATCCGCAGCACTATCAATTGGCTAAGTCACGCTTAATCAAAGCAAACCGTATTGAGAGCGAGTTCCCACAGCTACACAAAACGCTAGATGTAGCAAAAGGACAGCACTTATCAGCCAAAATGAATATGACCACCTCTGAAGTGCCGCCAGTTAGTGAAACTGAAGTGGATATCATTAAAGAAGCACATTTCTTCTTGGATATGAACTTAGCTATTTCGTCTGATACAAACGAGCCTTATCTCATTGTACGTGCAAAAAGCTCACGCTTTGGTGGTACAAAGGCGACCTACATCGACTTGTTGTTAGAAGATGCAAATGGTAATCAGCTTGCGCCTTTAGGTTCTACATTTAATGTACTAGATGGTAAAGACACACTTGCAACTTCGACTATTTCCCTGAAGTCGTTGAAAGCAAACTTTCCCAACCTAGATACCATTTACGCAAGTTCATACGTTGAACTAGAGCAAGAAGATGGCACTATCAGTACGACGATGAAGTACACTGAATATCCATTTTCGTGGGAACACTTTGAAGCGCTTTATGGCTCAGCTTTGCCAGCGGCAAAAGGTGAGGCTTCTGCACTTAACGTAGGGATCAGCTCATCATTGGACACACGTCCGAAATACAATGCGACTGCACCTATCGATAAAAACAACGACGCGGTTATTAAAATCTGTTTAAACCGCAGTCACACTGACTGTGACTACGCAGCAGATCAATACCGCGAACCGAATGAAATTACTAATGTAAATATCCCATTCAACGGCGAACTACGAGTTCCTCACGAGATCACTGAGATCTATCCAACTGTAGGCGATTTGCCAAACGGTATTGATGAACCAACAAATATCTATCTACAAGAAGGTATCTATGGTGGCGCGACAAAACAAAGCTATAAGGGCCTTGAAAATGCAGTTAAGCAATTTTCTGATTATTTAGAGTTTGAAGTTGATACGGTAAATCAAGAGTCGATTATCCGTTGGAATATTCCACGCTCGGAAGGCCGTTTTGGTAATGCCAAACTATTCTCAAATATCGCTGAAGCAAACTGGTATATGACCTTTGCTGTTAAAGGTTATCCGTACTTTAAGAAAGGACGTGGTGGTGCCGTTGCATTCCAAGTTTCACTAACGTCAGAAACATCAACGCGTTTTGGTAACTTCTATAGTGAAGTATTACCTATGATGAAGTTAGGTTATAGCTGTCTAGCTACAGGCACAATGATCACCATGGCCGATGGTAAGCAACGTGCTATTGAAGACATTGCAAAAGGCGATTTGGTTTTAGGTGCACTTGCTTCGAATACCCAAGTTAAAGAACCTATGCAAGTTATTGATGTGTCAGTTGGTATTGAAGCTATCAAGATGTATCGCGTAAAAGGCGCAGATGGCTCTGATATCTTAACTACCGAGACTCACCCAATTTCGACCTCAAATAAAGGAATTATTTGGGCGAAAGAGCTAAAAGTTGGCGATCGTATCTTAACTGAGAATGGATCGGTGCTGGTAACAAGCGTGACTAAAGAGAAGTATCGCGACAAGATTTATAACCTAAAACTTGCTCCAACAGCAGATTCTAAACTAGCTGAGTCACGTAACTTTGCCATGTTTGCCAATGGTATGGCGGTAGGCGATCTTGCTACACAAGATGAGTTTAACTACAAAGATCAGGACGTACGCATGTCAGAAGAAGAGATCCTCCAACGTCTTCCTGAAAAGTGGAAAACAGACTACATCAACAGCCTGAACTAA
- a CDS encoding PKD domain-containing protein codes for MQGLKSLCVLASAISMHCHGAERVSLFNDTQKIAPTLQQKQSTFSDDSNQNYLLALKAFTAQYTGHTLTFHQSQVGQTKQSHTITQKYHNIPIWNHDLVVLTDENGVVEQVYGDLIVNVAKDIPTLTPVTEEQLSATLDSIISQFTSERPRVFRRASAEEVIYIDAHGKARHAAKLAFFTDFKSGPFKPQRILSFVDLTTNELISQTDVLQRVVYEGGSGPSGNDKVSRPDYQQADYVSYPPKTFVVAMETDAQQTNCLFDAKNVETRNYNHGTAQVNTPYSYNCSDSTRNDYKEYHGARSALNDAHHHGQTASLMFEAYLGHKPYFNKKIIQNVHYGLNMDQAFYENGEVYFGDGDYLFYPMVSLDVVAHEIAHGFTEEYGSNTPKSMLTGQARAINEAFSDMAGEAAEFFYSGTNDWKSNHETFRLDDALRYFKTPTLDGNSIDHVEDYDDSVTSHHGAGVFNKAFYYLTTADLDNETSPWNTKYAFILFANANKNCWTSNSTYLTGADCVMRQTDTVTDQLIHDGVKKQDGSNWQVTELQNHVRKAFAQVGIGLKVDRGLESELGFDRQFLAFDFKNLTRRDGQQVSASNSEGWQWQWNFGDGSAQSSAFEPTHNYTTAGEYNVELTAIAPSGQSDTFMLPIEVFDDYCPAQGINHSKYYLSSVSLNSYKNDSTSSNYSDYSHDVVEVKDGKALNVTLTAAPHPDTQDKTKNFYVWLDKDNDGLFHKTEELALFGSSKTQLTGEISLSGELNQSYRLRTMVSFGLVKSACDDMSWGEVEDYTVKLIENTDPVDLRISTNQGVNQISFENNTVDARVKRWHWKFGDGTTSSEKSPIHQYAQSGNYAVELKAYDRFNKVIGSWNKQVQFNTTITARFTPRKSGSTVYVDTNQSVIPKGSTIQWQFGDGVTSSVRDTQHTYQADGEYTITLTINHADGTQSTTETVKIGETSFTPDVSYTVSEQADGTFKVSFSNTTTKPDNASRYPDVTLEWNFGDGSTLTQTGDFGQDTEHTYQAAGNFSASLTISYNKPIWDDWGSRVTGTKNMLLELKSTQPVEYCTAVGLTDYEHISNVTFNQDGPFSNAQQPGVVNPNNPIKLYATQNNTYRIEAGYAGNEAFAENYHIWIDLNGDGQFGDGDWRNNKSELLVMDFDQTNQDYGKGYVEGEFSIPSNKLSQPVTTTRMRILQYYGFSRVNSIDPCSDYSSAATSGSGEIEDYLVEIYKN; via the coding sequence ATGCAAGGGTTAAAGTCTCTATGCGTTTTAGCATCTGCAATAAGTATGCATTGTCACGGCGCAGAACGTGTCTCCTTATTCAATGACACGCAGAAAATCGCGCCTACTTTACAACAAAAACAATCCACATTTAGTGATGATTCTAATCAAAACTATCTACTTGCGCTTAAAGCATTTACAGCGCAATACACAGGCCATACGCTTACCTTTCATCAAAGCCAAGTAGGTCAAACCAAGCAAAGCCATACCATAACTCAAAAGTACCACAATATTCCTATCTGGAATCATGACCTTGTTGTGCTGACAGACGAGAATGGAGTCGTTGAACAAGTTTATGGTGATCTCATTGTTAACGTCGCTAAAGATATACCCACGCTAACTCCTGTTACAGAAGAACAACTTAGCGCGACGCTAGACTCTATTATTTCTCAGTTTACCAGTGAACGTCCTAGAGTTTTTAGACGTGCATCAGCAGAAGAAGTCATTTATATCGATGCGCATGGTAAAGCCCGACACGCAGCCAAACTTGCTTTTTTCACTGATTTTAAATCAGGTCCTTTTAAGCCTCAAAGGATCCTCTCTTTTGTAGACTTAACAACAAACGAGCTTATCAGCCAAACCGATGTGTTGCAGCGGGTTGTGTATGAGGGCGGAAGCGGTCCATCTGGCAATGATAAGGTTTCACGTCCAGATTACCAACAAGCAGATTATGTTTCTTACCCACCAAAGACCTTTGTTGTAGCGATGGAAACAGACGCTCAGCAGACTAACTGCTTATTTGATGCAAAAAACGTAGAGACCAGAAACTACAATCACGGCACCGCACAAGTTAATACGCCATATAGCTATAACTGCTCAGATTCAACTCGTAATGATTATAAAGAATATCATGGTGCTCGCTCTGCTTTAAATGATGCCCATCATCATGGACAAACAGCGAGTTTGATGTTCGAGGCGTATCTTGGACATAAGCCCTACTTTAATAAAAAGATAATTCAAAATGTCCATTATGGTCTGAACATGGATCAGGCATTTTATGAAAACGGCGAGGTCTATTTTGGTGATGGTGACTACCTCTTCTACCCTATGGTTTCGTTGGATGTCGTTGCCCATGAAATCGCTCACGGATTTACCGAAGAATATGGCTCAAATACGCCAAAATCAATGCTGACAGGTCAAGCTCGTGCCATTAACGAAGCCTTTTCTGATATGGCGGGTGAAGCAGCTGAATTTTTCTACTCAGGGACGAATGATTGGAAAAGTAATCACGAAACGTTCCGCCTTGATGATGCACTACGTTATTTCAAAACTCCTACGCTAGATGGAAATTCAATTGATCATGTTGAGGACTATGACGACTCAGTCACTTCTCACCATGGCGCAGGCGTATTTAACAAAGCTTTTTATTACCTCACTACTGCTGATCTAGACAACGAAACCTCACCGTGGAATACAAAGTACGCCTTTATCTTGTTTGCTAACGCAAATAAAAACTGCTGGACCAGCAATAGTACTTATCTTACTGGTGCTGATTGTGTCATGCGACAAACCGACACGGTGACTGATCAGCTGATCCATGATGGGGTCAAAAAGCAAGATGGAAGCAACTGGCAAGTCACTGAATTACAAAACCACGTTCGTAAGGCATTTGCACAAGTCGGTATAGGTCTGAAGGTCGACCGTGGACTCGAGAGTGAACTTGGCTTTGATCGTCAATTCTTAGCTTTTGACTTTAAAAACTTAACTCGCCGTGACGGCCAGCAAGTTTCGGCTAGTAACAGCGAAGGCTGGCAATGGCAGTGGAATTTTGGTGATGGAAGTGCACAAAGTAGCGCCTTTGAGCCCACACACAACTATACTACTGCGGGCGAATACAATGTTGAACTGACCGCCATCGCCCCCTCTGGTCAGTCAGATACTTTTATGCTGCCTATTGAAGTTTTTGACGACTATTGCCCCGCGCAAGGCATCAATCATAGCAAGTACTACTTATCATCAGTTTCGTTGAACAGCTACAAAAACGATTCTACATCAAGCAATTATAGCGACTACTCACATGATGTAGTCGAAGTTAAGGATGGTAAAGCACTCAATGTAACGCTAACCGCAGCCCCCCATCCAGATACTCAAGACAAGACAAAGAACTTTTATGTCTGGTTAGACAAAGATAATGATGGCTTATTTCATAAGACGGAAGAACTCGCACTTTTTGGCAGCAGTAAAACGCAATTGACTGGCGAGATCTCATTGAGTGGTGAGCTAAACCAAAGCTACCGCCTTCGAACTATGGTGTCATTTGGTCTAGTGAAATCCGCGTGTGACGACATGTCTTGGGGCGAAGTTGAAGACTACACAGTGAAGCTCATTGAAAACACAGATCCTGTTGATTTAAGGATCAGCACAAACCAAGGTGTCAATCAGATTAGCTTTGAAAACAATACTGTCGATGCACGTGTTAAACGTTGGCATTGGAAATTTGGCGATGGCACAACCAGTAGTGAAAAGTCGCCTATTCACCAATATGCGCAATCTGGCAACTATGCGGTCGAGCTAAAAGCATATGACAGATTCAACAAGGTAATTGGAAGCTGGAACAAACAAGTTCAGTTCAACACCACTATCACGGCAAGATTCACACCTCGTAAATCCGGTAGTACTGTTTATGTAGATACAAATCAGAGTGTTATCCCTAAAGGTAGCACAATACAGTGGCAATTTGGAGATGGTGTCACGTCCTCGGTAAGAGACACTCAGCACACCTATCAAGCCGATGGCGAGTACACGATCACACTCACAATTAATCATGCTGATGGCACACAATCTACCACTGAAACAGTGAAAATTGGTGAGACGAGCTTTACGCCTGATGTGAGCTACACGGTAAGCGAACAAGCAGACGGTACGTTTAAGGTCAGCTTCAGTAATACCACCACAAAACCTGATAATGCTTCAAGATACCCAGATGTAACATTGGAATGGAACTTTGGAGATGGCTCAACACTTACGCAAACTGGTGATTTTGGCCAAGACACCGAACACACCTATCAAGCCGCTGGTAACTTTAGCGCAAGCCTTACTATTAGTTACAACAAACCTATTTGGGATGATTGGGGAAGCCGAGTTACAGGTACCAAAAATATGCTGCTAGAGCTTAAATCAACACAACCTGTTGAATATTGCACGGCTGTAGGTCTGACCGATTATGAACACATCAGTAACGTGACTTTCAATCAAGATGGTCCATTTAGCAATGCACAGCAACCTGGTGTCGTTAATCCTAACAATCCAATTAAGCTCTATGCCACGCAGAATAATACTTATCGTATTGAGGCAGGTTATGCAGGCAATGAAGCCTTCGCTGAAAACTACCACATCTGGATAGATTTAAACGGCGACGGTCAATTTGGCGATGGCGATTGGAGAAACAACAAATCAGAGTTGCTGGTCATGGATTTTGACCAAACTAACCAAGACTACGGTAAAGGCTATGTTGAGGGGGAATTTAGCATTCCAAGCAATAAGCTGTCACAACCTGTCACAACGACTCGAATGAGAATTTTGCAGTATTACGGATTTAGCAGAGTAAATAGTATCGATCCTTGCTCTGACTATAGCAGTGCCGCGACCTCGGGGAGCGGAGAAATTGAAGACTACCTTGTAGAAATCTATAAGAATTAA